In Glycine max cultivar Williams 82 chromosome 7, Glycine_max_v4.0, whole genome shotgun sequence, a single window of DNA contains:
- the LOC100777846 gene encoding transcription factor bHLH18, with the protein MGEPCQQYWFSDMEIRDFDFFNQSQNHKIGSLDRDEDRIFREIMMHQPVFSSDSDTHSPKILSKSIHGGDSGYNTYTALANNKSSNSNLVMKSNSSNFIFSSQHAPPEKPSTATVASPTAYILSFGDSTLVAATRQNYGGKQPYHEEVVVGSGGVCLPSKGVSEKHDVEPTTANQTTKRSRSSAETLDHIMTERKRRRELTERFIALSATIPGLKKIDKATILSEAITHVKRLKERVRELEEQCKRTKVESVSFVHQRPHITTDKGTTSGAMNSDEWCRTNEALPTVEARVFKKDVLLRIHCKIQSGILIKILDHLNSLDLSTISNSVMPFGSSTLDISIIAQMGDKFKVTMNDLVKNLRLALLQSSEVQ; encoded by the exons ATGGGGGAGCCATGCCAACAATATTGGTTTTCGGATATG GAAATACGagattttgatttctttaaccAAAGCCAGAACCACAAGATTGGATCACTCGATCGTGATGAGGATCGGATCTTTCGAGAGATCATGATGCATCAACCAGTTTTCTCTTCTGACAGCGATACTCACTCTCCCAAAATTCTAAGCAAATCAATCCACGGTGGTGATAGTGGTTATAATACTTACACAGCCCTTGCCAACAACAAGAGTAGCAATAGCAACCTAGTGATGAAGAGCAACAGCTCCAACTTCATCTTCTCATCACAACATGCACCACCAGAGAAACCTTCCACAGCCACAGTCGCTTCCCCAACCGCATACATTCTTTCATTCGGCGACTCCACCCTAGTGGCAGCTACACGCCAAAACTACGGTGGAAAACAGCCCTACCACGAGGAAGTGGTAGTAGGGAGTGGTGGCGTATGTCTTCCCTCAAAAGGGGTCTCAGAAAAACATGATGTTGAACCTACTACGGCCAAccaaacaacaaagagaagtaGAAGCTCTGCGGAGACACTAGACCATATAATgacagagagaaaaagaagacgGGAACTGACTGAGAGATTCATTGCACTTTCAGCCACCATACCTGGCTTAAAGAAG ATTGACAAGGCCACTATACTCAGTGAAGCAATCACTCATGTGAAAAGACTTAAAGAACGTGTAAGGGAGCTCGAAGAACAGTGTAAGAGGACAAAGGTAGAGTCAGTGTCATTCGTTCATCAGAGACCCCACATTACAACTGATAAAGGCACCACCTCTGGTGCAATGAACTCTGATGAATGGTGTAGAACCAATGAAGCACTCCCTACGGTGGAAGCAAGAGTGTTTAAAAAAGATGTACTCCTCCGGATTCACTGCAAGATACAAAGTGGCATTTTGATCAAAATTTTGGATCATCTTAATAGTCTTGATCTCTCCACAATCAGCAACAGTGTAATGCCTTTTGGAAGTTCAACTCTTGATATCAGCATTATTGCTCAG ATGGGGgacaaattcaaagtaacaaTGAACGATCTAGTGAAAAATCTGAGACTGGCTCTCTTGCAGTCATCTGAAGTACAATAA
- the LOC100778376 gene encoding transcription factor bHLH18 — MEESWENWHLHMETGCENDFLGKCHGTDDDEFFRDILQQPPPAAFSSESESDHSFLAVQNTSSIPNDGAVLSPRNYLVKSSSSNSLVSQNASKRPRRLSSPRTYILSFDNSTMVPATPETRPRSSNNSPLPAKRALESPGPVARRPNQGAKKIRTSSQTIDHIMAERRRRQELTERFIALSATIPGLNKTDKASVLRAAIDYVKQLQERVQELEKQDKKRSTESVIFIKKPDPNGNDEDTTSTETNCSILPEMEARVMGKEVLIEIHCEKENGVELKILDHLENLHLSVTGSSVLPFGNSALCITITTQMGDGYQMTVNDLVKNLRQLFSKSHVLSDSDPY; from the exons ATGGAGGAGTCATGGGAAAATTGGCATCTTCATATG GAAACCGGTTGCGAGAACGATTTCTTAGGCAAGTGTCACGGCACTGACGATGACGAGTTCTTCAGAGACATCCTTCAGCAACCACCACCTGCGGCTTTCTCTTCCGAAAGCGAAAGCGATCACTCCTTCCTCGCTGTCCAAAACACTTCTAGCATCCCCAACGACGGTGCCGTTTTGTCTCCTAGGAATTACCTCGTCAAAAGCAGCAGCTCCAACTCCTTGGTCTCTCAAAACGCTTCCAAACGACCTCGTCGTTTGTCCTCTCCCAGGACTTACATTCTGTCCTTCGACAACTCAACCATGGTTCCGGCCACACCCGAAACCCGCCCCCGCTCCTCCAATAATTCCCCTCTGCCTGCCAAACGGGCCCTGGAAAGCCCAGGCCCAGTAGCCCGAAGGCCCAACCAAGGAGCTAAGAAGATAAGAACCTCTTCTCAGACCATCGATCACATAATGGCCGAGAGACGACGGAGGCAGGAACTCACGGAGAGGTTCATAGCACTCTCAGCCACGATTCCCGGCTTGAACAAg ACGGACAAGGCTTCTGTACTTCGAGCAGCAATTGATTACGTGAAACAACTTCAAGAaagggtacaggaactggagaaACAAGACAAAAAAAGGAGTACAGAGTCAGTAATATTCATCAAGAAACCCGACCCAAATGGAAACGATGAAGACACCACCTCCACTGAAACGAACTGTAGCATCCTTCCTGAGATGGAAGCAAGGGTGATGGGGAAGGAGGTGCTCATTGAGATCCACTGTGAGAAAGAAAATGGTGTTGAGCTAAAAATATTGGACCACCTTGAAAATCTTCATCTCAGTGTTACCGGAAGCAGTGTCTTGCCATTTGGAAATTCTGCTCTCTGCATTACCATCACAACTCAG ATGGGTGACGGGTACCAAATGACTGTGAATGATCTAGTGAAAAACCTTAgacaattgttctcaaaatcaCATGTGCTAAGCGACAGCGATCCGTACTAG